From Leptospira kirschneri serovar Cynopteri str. 3522 CT:
ACAATTTACATTTGATTTTCCTAATGCACATTTGGACCAGAGTAGTTTTGCGTTTTGATCCGTAACGGTTCCATTTCCGTTGTCTAAGAATGAAAAGGCGGGTAAGGGGTTTCCAGAAACACAGCGTAAAAATACGTTCGCGCCTACTTTTACAAATGGTTGAATTGGAAGTCCTAATGTTAAAAAATCAACAACCCAAATCTCCGCCACGTTGAGTGGATAAGTAGTGTTTGTCATATAGAGATTGGTTATATCCGCATTTGGAAATTGTACGTTTTCAGGATGGGCTGGATTTGTAGAATAACGATAAAGACTCATAAATTCTTTAAACTCTGGAATCCTCCAATTGGTTCTACCCGCATATCCGTTTCCTCCGTTTTGATTGTTTAGGTCGGAACAACTGCCAGGTCCTCCCACGTTAGTCGCCGTATCCCAATCCATCGCTGTCGCGGCTCCTAAAACACAAGTAGGTCCGCTTTGACCTTCGGGACAACTTTTCCAGACGAGTCCCCGTATGTTGTCTAAGGTCGTATAATCCGTTCCATATTGAGGATGTTGTGTGGGGCCTGTAAAGGAACGAGAATTTGGAGTGTTTATAAATTCTCCGTCTTGACCACTATTGGAACACGCAGTTAACACTCCGCCAGTTGTCCAACATTGAGTTTGTCCGGTATCACTAACAGCGCTTAGATTAAAGTTAGGTGGCGGTGTTACGACAGGAATTGGAGTATTATTGGAAGTAGTTGCCTGAGGTTCTTCACTTTCATTTGTATTCGGACTTAAAAAATATCTAAGGATTGCAAATGGAGGTTCTGGTTTGTCTGGAGGACTTACCATACAACTAGATACTATGGAAAAAAATAAAAATGCGGATCTTATATTCATAAAAATCTTA
This genomic window contains:
- a CDS encoding DUF1566 domain-containing protein, producing MNIRSAFLFFSIVSSCMVSPPDKPEPPFAILRYFLSPNTNESEEPQATTSNNTPIPVVTPPPNFNLSAVSDTGQTQCWTTGGVLTACSNSGQDGEFINTPNSRSFTGPTQHPQYGTDYTTLDNIRGLVWKSCPEGQSGPTCVLGAATAMDWDTATNVGGPGSCSDLNNQNGGNGYAGRTNWRIPEFKEFMSLYRYSTNPAHPENVQFPNADITNLYMTNTTYPLNVAEIWVVDFLTLGLPIQPFVKVGANVFLRCVSGNPLPAFSFLDNGNGTVTDQNAKLLWSKCALGKSNVNCTAGVLFSGNRQSAFNGCNNLNVAVFAGRNNWRLPNANELLSIVDHSGAGNPAIPAAFPNFPANTTFWTSTTNEATLTESLVINFNGGILSSLTKTLAASGICVTNL